One segment of Rubripirellula amarantea DNA contains the following:
- a CDS encoding ferredoxin: protein MKWIASLVSMSAAVLASAGISQAGDCVPCGGCSDPCASAAVTVAAGCGCGSESLESGIVADTGTIISSSSDASGASMGSATMDGTVISGGESFCEPITTYKVVMESKYVTESRSVCVQKTRTETRYRTKTVYNTVPVTETKYRSKVVNVPKTETKTINYSVLVPQKGEKTVEVQESVPVWTEVPEEYTVRVPQLVDVPETYTVKVASLQDETFTYSVNVPYPVTTQKTRTVVNAVPVTKQRTIQVCEPKTTMQTVTKDYGHWEEQVVEVAASPSYSYAPATYSNVSYGSGSCGSSRGGIVRRLLGCGGGCGGGCSACRSSCQSSCGSCGSSSCGGGCGASAGGCGSADGCGSGASADGCGAGTTTMTKKVWVPNVVTETVPVTTSSSRSEVVNYTVYEQQTEEIPYECTTLAYRSETRTGTKQVVVYTDEERTRTRKVVQYNDEKRTRMRRQLSYTTVTKTETVPFVTYTTEQRTKEVSYTYNVPEYSVEPYETTRYDRVAEEQVEEYTVTVPYTDTEERQVQVCKMVPRLVEETINPCCDGASSASGNGGSSMDAGVIIDGGSGCGCGAAAAPVATGCGCSAPAPAPASPCGC from the coding sequence GTGAAGTGGATTGCAAGTTTGGTAAGTATGTCGGCCGCTGTGCTGGCATCAGCCGGCATTAGCCAAGCCGGCGATTGTGTACCCTGTGGTGGTTGCAGTGACCCATGTGCAAGCGCGGCCGTAACGGTTGCAGCAGGTTGTGGTTGCGGCAGTGAATCGTTGGAATCAGGCATTGTGGCCGATACCGGAACGATCATCTCATCAAGTTCAGACGCAAGCGGAGCCTCGATGGGCTCGGCAACGATGGACGGCACCGTTATCAGCGGTGGCGAGTCCTTTTGTGAGCCTATCACGACCTACAAGGTAGTGATGGAATCGAAGTACGTAACCGAATCGCGTTCGGTATGCGTTCAGAAGACCCGCACCGAAACTCGTTATCGCACCAAGACGGTTTACAACACCGTTCCTGTGACCGAAACGAAGTATCGCAGCAAGGTCGTTAACGTTCCGAAGACCGAAACCAAGACCATCAACTACTCGGTATTGGTTCCTCAGAAGGGCGAAAAGACCGTTGAAGTTCAAGAATCGGTTCCTGTTTGGACTGAAGTTCCTGAAGAGTACACCGTTCGCGTGCCTCAACTGGTTGATGTTCCTGAAACCTACACCGTTAAGGTCGCTAGCCTTCAAGACGAAACCTTCACTTACTCAGTGAACGTTCCTTATCCTGTTACGACCCAAAAGACTCGCACCGTTGTGAACGCGGTTCCTGTTACCAAGCAACGCACGATCCAAGTCTGCGAACCTAAGACCACCATGCAAACGGTGACAAAGGACTACGGACACTGGGAAGAGCAAGTTGTTGAAGTCGCTGCATCGCCTAGCTACAGCTACGCTCCAGCAACCTACAGCAACGTGAGCTACGGCTCGGGTAGCTGCGGCAGCTCGCGCGGTGGCATCGTTCGTCGCCTGCTTGGTTGCGGTGGCGGATGTGGCGGCGGTTGCTCGGCATGTCGTTCGTCTTGCCAATCGTCATGCGGTAGCTGCGGTTCATCGTCATGTGGCGGCGGATGCGGCGCTTCGGCTGGTGGTTGCGGCTCGGCCGATGGCTGTGGCAGCGGTGCTTCGGCCGATGGCTGTGGTGCTGGTACCACGACCATGACCAAGAAGGTTTGGGTTCCTAATGTTGTTACCGAAACGGTTCCAGTCACGACCAGCAGCTCACGCAGCGAAGTGGTCAACTACACCGTTTACGAACAACAAACTGAGGAAATTCCTTACGAATGCACCACGCTTGCTTACCGTAGCGAAACTCGCACCGGAACTAAGCAAGTCGTTGTTTACACCGACGAAGAACGCACCCGCACTCGCAAAGTTGTTCAATACAACGACGAAAAGCGAACTCGCATGCGTCGTCAACTCAGCTACACGACCGTTACTAAGACTGAAACCGTTCCTTTCGTGACTTACACCACCGAGCAACGAACGAAGGAAGTTTCTTACACGTACAACGTGCCTGAGTACTCGGTAGAGCCTTACGAAACCACTCGTTACGACCGCGTTGCGGAAGAGCAAGTGGAAGAGTACACCGTGACGGTTCCTTACACCGACACCGAAGAGCGTCAAGTTCAAGTTTGCAAGATGGTTCCTCGCTTGGTCGAAGAAACCATCAACCCTTGCTGCGATGGCGCTTCGTCCGCTAGCGGCAACGGTGGCAGCTCGATGGACGCCGGCGTCATCATCGACGGTGGTTCAGGATGCGGATGCGGTGCTGCCGCTGCTCCTGTAGCAACCGGTTGTGGATGCTCGGCTCCAGCACCAGCACCAGCAAGCCCTTGTGGTTGCTAG
- a CDS encoding adenine phosphoribosyltransferase, with translation MVDLAKFVRDIPDYPKPGILFRDITPMLADPAALKAAAEAMAAPFVDMKIDVVAAAEARGFIFAAPVAIQLGAGFVPIRKPGKLPFDLHSFAYELEYGSDELQVHVDGVKAGQRVLIIDDLLATGGTVEACCRLLEKCDAEIVGCSFLIHLAKLGGQERLSPYKCHSVLTYDQDDLESELSPSGRV, from the coding sequence ATGGTCGATCTTGCCAAGTTTGTTCGTGACATTCCTGATTATCCCAAGCCGGGGATTTTGTTCCGTGACATCACGCCGATGCTCGCTGATCCGGCTGCGCTAAAAGCCGCCGCCGAGGCCATGGCAGCGCCCTTTGTGGACATGAAGATAGACGTGGTTGCCGCTGCGGAGGCTCGCGGTTTTATTTTTGCGGCTCCGGTTGCGATTCAACTCGGTGCTGGCTTTGTGCCGATTCGTAAACCTGGCAAGCTTCCCTTCGACCTCCATTCGTTCGCGTACGAGTTGGAGTATGGCTCCGACGAATTGCAAGTTCATGTGGACGGAGTCAAGGCTGGCCAGCGGGTGTTGATCATCGACGATTTGTTGGCGACCGGAGGCACCGTCGAAGCATGTTGTCGCTTGCTGGAGAAATGTGACGCCGAGATTGTGGGGTGTTCTTTCTTGATCCACTTGGCAAAGTTGGGTGGCCAGGAACGCTTGAGCCCTTACAAGTGTCACAGCGTGCTGACGTACGATCAAGACGATTTGGAATCAGAGCTAAGCCCCTCGGGACGTGTCTAA
- the dprA gene encoding DNA-processing protein DprA → MDEFLPGLDANKPASDPDFNEAALEAANAELANQGRGGVSAKVARSGPPRNRSQRDSKGWLKDIDEPVPSGIASQTLAPAVLDQLRLSSIPGVGPRTMAQLLEHFGSAKEVFAATPDAIMAVPGIGPKLYNQIKLESRHYDLDAIVHWCLHHDTEILVRGRSPYPAMLEDLEDAPPILFCRGELQPADELAVAIVGTRHATTYGLQQAERMAYALARAGVTVVSGLARGVDAAAHEGALNGGGRTIAVLGGGLAQMYPAEHEGLAKAIAADGAVISEHPPMTKTKSGLFPQRNRIVAGLSLATLVIEAPDRSGSLITARLAQENHRDVMALPGPVTSRASRGCNQLIRDGAILVQNIDDVLEQLGPLRQPLTSPEGGEVRNITELQLNEVERQVLEAIGDTATPIDDVIVKSEMPAHRVIAIISVLEIRRLVQRQSGQNVSRI, encoded by the coding sequence ATGGACGAGTTTTTGCCAGGATTGGACGCCAACAAACCCGCCAGCGATCCGGACTTCAACGAGGCGGCGCTGGAAGCAGCGAACGCGGAATTAGCCAACCAGGGCCGAGGCGGAGTTTCCGCGAAGGTTGCTCGTTCTGGGCCGCCCCGAAACCGATCCCAAAGAGACAGCAAGGGTTGGCTTAAAGATATCGACGAGCCGGTACCTAGCGGCATAGCCAGCCAAACCCTCGCTCCCGCGGTTCTTGACCAATTACGACTGTCGTCGATTCCTGGTGTCGGACCGCGGACCATGGCTCAACTGCTCGAACACTTCGGTAGTGCCAAGGAAGTCTTTGCCGCGACACCCGACGCCATCATGGCTGTCCCCGGAATCGGCCCGAAGCTGTACAACCAAATCAAACTCGAAAGTCGCCACTATGACCTAGACGCCATCGTGCATTGGTGCCTTCACCACGACACCGAAATCTTGGTGCGGGGACGAAGCCCCTACCCGGCGATGCTGGAAGACCTAGAAGACGCGCCTCCGATTTTGTTTTGTCGAGGCGAACTGCAACCCGCCGACGAATTGGCGGTCGCAATTGTAGGAACGCGTCACGCAACCACCTACGGACTGCAACAAGCCGAGCGAATGGCATACGCACTTGCCCGCGCGGGCGTGACAGTAGTCAGTGGGTTAGCTCGCGGAGTCGATGCGGCGGCGCATGAAGGTGCGCTCAATGGCGGCGGACGAACAATCGCGGTGCTTGGTGGAGGACTCGCTCAAATGTACCCGGCTGAACATGAAGGACTCGCCAAAGCGATCGCTGCGGACGGTGCCGTTATTAGCGAGCATCCGCCCATGACAAAGACAAAGTCCGGACTCTTCCCGCAGCGGAATCGTATTGTCGCTGGCTTATCGTTAGCGACGTTAGTCATTGAAGCGCCCGATCGCAGCGGTTCCCTCATCACCGCTCGGCTAGCACAAGAAAATCATCGAGACGTCATGGCGTTACCCGGACCGGTGACCTCGCGAGCCTCCCGTGGCTGCAACCAACTGATTCGCGACGGTGCTATTCTGGTACAGAACATAGACGACGTTTTGGAACAACTCGGGCCGTTGAGGCAACCACTCACGTCACCCGAAGGCGGCGAGGTTCGTAACATCACCGAATTGCAACTCAATGAAGTTGAACGGCAAGTTCTTGAGGCGATCGGTGACACCGCCACGCCTATTGATGACGTCATCGTCAAATCCGAGATGCCCGCTCACCGGGTCATCGCGATCATTAGCGTCCTAGAAATACGGCGACTCGTGCAACGGCAATCCGGCCAAAACGTTTCGCGTATTTAG
- a CDS encoding acyl-CoA synthetase encodes MSLSLIQRAAYHANSTAFTTDTVMYRYQDLLDRSHQIASALLGDTNDLAEDHVAYLVPAGFDYAATQWGIWRSGAVAVPLSVSATLQEWKYAVEDSQSKLIVTNNEYAEQLRPLNIPLLNINQMTEAAASKLPEVNPSRAAMMLYTSGTTSKPKGVLTTHDCIDAQIQSLVQAWRWQSDDRIPLFLPLHHIHGIINIMSCALFSGATIEPFNRFDITTIFDRVAGNAYTVFMAVPTIYVKMIEALEQLSDAQRQPVIDGFAAMRLMVSGSAALPASVHEQWTRLTGQRLLERYGMTEIGMALSNPYLGERRPGSVGLPLPGVEVRLVDEQANVVDVDDVAGEIQVRGKNVFREYWKRPEATVDSFTKGWFRTGDIAVRESGYLRIMGRSSVDIIKSGGYKLSALEIEAALLDHPCIKECAVVGIPDDTWGESVAAAVVTDTATAMDLSTLRSWCQDRISPYKIPRHLKCVDSLPRNAMGKVTKPVVADLF; translated from the coding sequence ATGAGCCTTTCACTTATCCAACGCGCAGCCTATCACGCAAACTCGACGGCGTTCACGACCGACACGGTTATGTATCGCTATCAGGACTTGTTAGATCGTTCGCATCAAATCGCATCAGCGTTGCTTGGTGACACCAACGACCTTGCTGAAGACCACGTTGCCTACCTCGTCCCCGCCGGGTTTGACTACGCAGCAACTCAGTGGGGAATTTGGCGATCCGGTGCGGTTGCTGTACCACTGAGTGTGTCAGCGACGCTGCAGGAATGGAAATACGCGGTTGAAGATTCGCAGTCCAAGCTAATCGTTACCAACAACGAATACGCTGAACAACTTCGGCCACTCAACATCCCGCTGCTCAATATCAACCAGATGACCGAAGCCGCGGCTTCAAAGCTTCCCGAGGTCAATCCATCACGCGCAGCCATGATGCTGTACACCAGCGGAACGACAAGTAAACCAAAGGGCGTCTTGACCACTCACGATTGCATCGACGCTCAGATTCAATCGCTTGTTCAGGCTTGGCGATGGCAGTCCGACGACCGCATTCCGTTGTTCCTGCCACTGCACCACATTCATGGCATCATCAATATCATGTCCTGCGCATTGTTCAGCGGTGCTACGATTGAGCCATTCAACCGCTTTGACATCACCACCATTTTCGACCGTGTCGCGGGCAATGCCTACACCGTGTTCATGGCCGTTCCGACGATCTATGTAAAAATGATCGAGGCACTAGAGCAACTCAGCGATGCTCAACGGCAACCAGTGATTGATGGTTTTGCCGCGATGCGCCTAATGGTTTCCGGTTCCGCTGCGCTGCCCGCCAGCGTGCATGAACAGTGGACTCGTTTGACGGGCCAACGATTACTTGAGCGTTACGGTATGACCGAGATTGGCATGGCCCTTTCCAATCCCTACCTAGGTGAACGACGACCGGGATCGGTTGGCTTACCTTTGCCCGGCGTGGAAGTTCGCCTGGTCGATGAACAAGCCAACGTCGTTGATGTCGATGACGTGGCGGGAGAAATCCAAGTCCGAGGCAAGAACGTGTTTCGTGAATACTGGAAGCGGCCCGAAGCAACAGTAGATTCGTTCACGAAGGGTTGGTTCCGAACCGGCGACATTGCCGTTCGTGAGTCCGGCTACCTGCGCATCATGGGCCGCAGCAGTGTCGACATCATCAAAAGCGGCGGCTACAAGCTATCAGCCCTAGAAATCGAAGCCGCATTATTGGATCACCCTTGCATCAAAGAATGTGCCGTCGTGGGGATTCCTGATGACACCTGGGGTGAATCAGTTGCTGCCGCGGTAGTGACGGACACCGCCACCGCGATGGATCTGTCAACGCTTCGCTCGTGGTGCCAAGATCGAATTTCGCCTTACAAAATTCCGCGTCACCTTAAATGTGTTGATTCGCTTCCCCGCAATGCAATGGGCAAAGTTACCAAGCCTGTCGTTGCCGATCTCTTCTAG
- the madM gene encoding malonate transporter subunit MadM: MTDWLNAIDPILTKYSLVTAFAVIGSLTWLSYKCSHHLTAGRVHGSAIAIFAGLALAYLGGWLTGGERGLADIPWLAGIGLMGGSMLRDFTIVATAFGVRLDEFTKTGLSGVVSLLVGVLGSILVGAAVAYAYGYRDAVSLTTIGGGTATYIVGPVTGTALGASSDVIAISVAAGLVKSILVMSLTPAVAKWIGLDNPRSALIFGGLMGTTSGVAGGLAATDERLVPYGAMTATFYTGLGCMLGPSVVFLFIQWCVS, encoded by the coding sequence ATGACAGATTGGCTCAACGCGATAGACCCGATCCTCACGAAGTATTCGCTCGTCACTGCGTTTGCAGTGATTGGCTCACTGACATGGTTGTCCTACAAGTGCTCTCACCATTTGACGGCGGGACGGGTGCACGGTTCCGCCATTGCGATCTTTGCGGGCCTCGCACTGGCGTACTTGGGCGGTTGGTTGACGGGTGGCGAAAGGGGCCTCGCCGATATTCCCTGGTTGGCAGGAATCGGTTTGATGGGAGGGTCCATGCTGCGAGACTTCACCATCGTAGCGACAGCATTCGGTGTTCGACTCGACGAGTTCACCAAGACTGGCCTCAGTGGCGTCGTTTCGCTGCTGGTCGGTGTGCTTGGTTCGATTCTCGTCGGCGCCGCGGTTGCTTACGCTTACGGTTATCGCGACGCGGTCAGCCTTACTACAATAGGCGGAGGCACAGCAACCTACATTGTCGGCCCAGTGACTGGAACGGCGTTGGGAGCGTCAAGCGACGTGATCGCGATCAGTGTGGCTGCGGGATTGGTGAAATCCATTTTGGTGATGAGCCTGACGCCGGCGGTTGCCAAATGGATCGGCCTGGACAATCCTCGTTCAGCACTAATTTTCGGTGGCCTGATGGGCACGACGAGCGGAGTGGCGGGTGGATTGGCAGCAACCGACGAACGACTCGTTCCTTACGGAGCAATGACCGCTACGTTTTACACAGGACTGGGTTGCATGCTCGGTCCATCGGTGGTGTTTCTATTTATTCAGTGGTGCGTTTCTTAA
- a CDS encoding DNA gyrase/topoisomerase IV subunit B encodes MAKSTYSADDITVLEGLEPVRKRPGMYIGGVGMQGLHHLIWEVVDNSVDEAMNGHATEITVTLHGDGRTVTVSDNGRGIPVDRNTKTKKSALETVLTVLHAGGKFDEGNYKTAGGLHGVGASVVNALSKELVAVVRRDGAQYRMAFAKGQPTSALQKLKGAVRGSGTTITFTPDPTIFPKTDFDSATIRTRLETASFLHRGVKVTYIDDTAKTKETFLHEQGIVDYLGKVLKERKARPIHEAPFTIRKQDDPRMEMTMQWTESTDEHVRSYVNGIPTGSGGTHENGFRSGLTKAVRNYIDTHSLTPRGVKISAEDIREGLVGIVSIFISEPQFQGQTKDRLNNPEVTPAVENTIRPAMEQWMNDNRSVADSIIARIIAAARARAASRAASDAVSRKGSGKRTMLPGKLSDCIASGKGNSEIFIVEGDSAGGSAKQGRDRNTQAILPLRGKVLNTESATLKKVLENKEIQDMVAALGCGIGPSIDLANLRYDRVILLADADSDGHHITTLLLTFFYRHMPALIAAGRLYIADPPLYRIDIGKETYWAADEPAREQILAKHKGRANPEITRFKGLGEMMPKVLWDTTLNPKTRRLMKVEIDDQLETDRVISDLMGRDASARFRFIMERAEDAEAIDV; translated from the coding sequence ATGGCCAAGAGCACCTACTCCGCTGATGATATTACCGTTCTCGAAGGACTCGAACCGGTCCGGAAACGCCCTGGCATGTATATCGGTGGCGTCGGAATGCAGGGCCTGCACCACCTAATTTGGGAGGTCGTCGACAACAGCGTGGACGAGGCGATGAACGGTCACGCCACCGAAATCACCGTCACGCTGCACGGTGACGGTCGGACCGTCACGGTGTCAGACAACGGCCGCGGTATCCCGGTTGATCGCAATACCAAAACGAAGAAGAGTGCCCTGGAAACTGTGCTGACGGTGTTGCACGCCGGTGGCAAATTTGACGAAGGCAACTACAAGACGGCCGGTGGTTTGCACGGTGTTGGCGCGTCCGTGGTCAACGCACTTTCCAAAGAGCTCGTGGCGGTGGTTCGTCGCGATGGCGCCCAGTATCGCATGGCGTTTGCCAAAGGTCAGCCAACCAGTGCTTTGCAAAAGCTGAAGGGAGCTGTCCGCGGTTCAGGCACGACGATCACGTTCACCCCCGACCCAACAATCTTTCCGAAGACCGATTTCGATTCGGCAACCATTCGAACTAGGCTCGAAACAGCCAGCTTTCTTCATCGAGGCGTGAAGGTCACGTACATCGACGATACGGCGAAAACAAAAGAAACGTTTCTGCACGAACAGGGGATCGTTGATTACTTGGGCAAGGTGCTTAAGGAACGCAAAGCACGTCCGATTCACGAGGCTCCGTTTACGATCCGCAAGCAGGATGATCCTCGCATGGAAATGACCATGCAGTGGACCGAGTCAACGGACGAGCATGTTCGATCGTACGTCAACGGCATTCCCACCGGCAGCGGCGGTACTCACGAGAACGGTTTTCGCAGCGGACTAACCAAAGCCGTCCGAAATTACATCGACACACACAGCCTTACCCCGCGCGGCGTGAAAATCAGCGCCGAGGATATCCGCGAGGGGCTCGTGGGAATTGTCTCAATCTTCATATCCGAACCCCAATTCCAAGGTCAAACCAAAGACCGGCTCAACAATCCCGAAGTGACACCTGCGGTCGAGAACACGATTCGACCGGCGATGGAACAATGGATGAACGACAACCGAAGCGTTGCCGATTCAATCATCGCGCGGATCATCGCTGCTGCACGCGCTCGCGCTGCCTCACGAGCCGCTTCGGACGCCGTTTCCCGAAAAGGCAGCGGCAAACGCACGATGTTGCCAGGCAAGCTTTCGGATTGCATCGCCAGTGGCAAGGGGAACTCTGAAATCTTCATCGTCGAAGGTGATTCTGCGGGTGGTTCAGCCAAACAGGGACGAGACCGCAACACTCAAGCGATTCTGCCGCTTCGAGGAAAGGTGCTCAACACAGAAAGCGCTACGCTGAAAAAGGTGCTTGAGAACAAAGAAATTCAAGACATGGTGGCGGCGCTGGGGTGCGGTATCGGTCCCAGCATAGACTTGGCCAACTTGCGATATGATCGCGTTATCCTACTTGCCGATGCTGATAGTGACGGTCACCACATCACCACGTTATTGCTAACTTTTTTCTACCGACATATGCCAGCGTTGATCGCGGCCGGACGCCTCTATATCGCTGACCCGCCTCTTTACCGAATTGACATTGGAAAAGAAACCTATTGGGCCGCCGATGAACCCGCTCGCGAGCAAATCTTGGCCAAACACAAGGGTCGCGCGAATCCTGAGATCACTCGCTTCAAAGGCCTTGGCGAGATGATGCCAAAGGTTTTGTGGGACACAACGCTTAACCCCAAAACGCGTCGGTTGATGAAAGTGGAAATCGACGACCAGCTTGAAACGGATCGTGTTATCAGCGACCTGATGGGACGGGATGCGTCCGCGCGTTTCCGATTTATCATGGAGCGAGCCGAAGACGCAGAAGCAATCGACGTTTGA
- the xseA gene encoding exodeoxyribonuclease VII large subunit, whose protein sequence is MMHPGYDNPETESPHSVSVSELTGHIKAILEGTFPSVWIAGEISDLVKARSGHLYFTLKDNDAQIRGIIWRSTAMRLRDEIKEGQAVLCLGDVEVYAARGSYQLVVRQVQQQGLGPLQQKFEKLRAALHAEGLFSAELKKPLPAFPKRIGVITSPSSAAVRDFLKASQGRFRGTEIIVIPALVQGVGSVPSITQAIKAAHANSLGLDVIVLTRGGGSLEDLWSFNEEAVVRAVAKSKLPIVSAIGHEIDITLCDLAADVRALTPTDAASQVLPDAERLTQTVLELELRLRRISQFMITTRREELKRLESSTVLRKPFEIIQLRSRLLDEWDQRARRAMESKLKLAQARLVTAAASLSALSPLDVLTRGYSVTLDSEGNAIKEATKLKPGDAIQTRLHQGRVESTVVKVSQS, encoded by the coding sequence ATGATGCATCCTGGCTACGACAATCCTGAAACCGAGTCACCGCATTCCGTATCCGTCAGCGAGTTGACCGGTCACATTAAGGCAATTCTCGAGGGAACGTTTCCCTCGGTTTGGATCGCTGGTGAAATTTCGGATCTTGTGAAAGCTCGCAGCGGGCATCTGTATTTCACGCTCAAGGATAATGATGCCCAGATTCGCGGCATCATTTGGCGCAGCACGGCAATGCGACTACGGGACGAAATCAAAGAAGGGCAAGCGGTACTTTGCCTTGGTGATGTAGAGGTTTATGCGGCGCGCGGTTCGTATCAATTAGTGGTGCGGCAAGTCCAACAACAAGGCCTGGGACCACTTCAGCAGAAGTTCGAGAAATTGCGAGCTGCCCTGCATGCCGAAGGCTTGTTTTCGGCTGAGCTCAAGAAACCGCTGCCCGCCTTCCCCAAGCGAATCGGTGTAATCACTAGCCCGTCGAGCGCGGCGGTGCGAGATTTCCTGAAAGCTTCCCAGGGTCGTTTCCGCGGCACCGAGATCATTGTTATCCCCGCGTTGGTCCAGGGCGTCGGTAGCGTGCCTTCGATTACCCAAGCCATCAAAGCCGCGCACGCGAACTCGCTTGGCCTCGATGTGATCGTGCTCACCCGAGGCGGCGGCTCACTCGAAGATCTATGGAGCTTTAACGAAGAAGCGGTGGTACGCGCGGTTGCGAAGTCAAAGCTCCCCATCGTCTCGGCGATCGGTCACGAAATCGACATCACGCTCTGCGACCTTGCGGCCGATGTGCGTGCACTGACGCCCACCGATGCGGCATCGCAAGTGCTTCCCGATGCCGAACGCCTCACGCAGACCGTTTTGGAACTCGAACTAAGACTCCGGCGGATCAGTCAGTTTATGATCACCACGCGTCGGGAAGAACTGAAACGACTTGAGTCGTCAACGGTGCTGCGAAAACCGTTTGAGATCATCCAGCTACGATCGCGATTGCTGGATGAATGGGACCAACGGGCACGTCGGGCGATGGAGTCAAAGCTAAAGTTAGCTCAAGCCAGACTGGTCACCGCCGCAGCGTCGCTATCGGCACTGTCACCACTGGATGTGCTAACCCGCGGCTACAGCGTCACGCTGGATTCTGAGGGTAACGCGATCAAGGAGGCAACGAAATTGAAGCCGGGTGATGCCATTCAAACACGCTTGCATCAAGGTCGAGTGGAATCCACCGTCGTGAAGGTTTCCCAGTCTTAG
- the madL gene encoding malonate transporter subunit MadL codes for MAIYGTAILAGCLLTGLLIGRLLGMAMGIEANVGGVGIAMLLLILISGKLRQSGKLPQATASGVLFWSSIYIPVVIAMAASQNVRAAISGGPLAIVAGTLGVIFSFAMVPTINRLGKSNDDDAWLTKHPDTSDQ; via the coding sequence ATGGCCATCTATGGAACTGCTATTCTAGCGGGCTGCTTATTGACGGGATTGCTCATTGGACGACTCCTTGGAATGGCCATGGGAATCGAAGCCAATGTGGGCGGCGTTGGTATAGCGATGCTGCTTCTAATCCTGATTTCAGGGAAACTTCGGCAATCCGGAAAGTTGCCGCAAGCCACGGCAAGCGGAGTTTTGTTCTGGAGTTCCATCTACATCCCAGTCGTGATCGCAATGGCGGCAAGCCAAAACGTAAGAGCCGCTATCAGTGGCGGACCGCTTGCCATCGTAGCCGGCACCTTAGGAGTCATCTTCTCGTTTGCGATGGTTCCCACAATCAATCGTTTAGGCAAATCAAACGATGATGACGCTTGGCTGACCAAGCATCCCGACACGAGTGACCAATGA
- the dapF gene encoding diaminopimelate epimerase — MKFTKMHGAGNDYIYIDCFANPVPNDIPQLAQKMSHRHFGVGGDGLVLIRPSERADAWMQMFNADGSESEMCGNAIRCVAKLVYQRGIARKERMTIQTGAGDLTLDLEVSDDSIVERVTVDMGEPILEASEVPTTIVPSRQVVDHEVTFDGRTFRVTCVSMGNPHCVIFVDEATDDLVLGLGPKIENDPRFPRRTNVEFVEVIDRTHLRQRTWERGSGETWACGTGASAVCVAGVLTGRTERAVEIQLLGGLLKLRWDDNTNHVFKTGGATEVFSGVWEQ; from the coding sequence ATGAAATTCACCAAAATGCACGGTGCGGGCAACGATTACATTTACATCGATTGCTTTGCGAACCCCGTCCCCAACGATATCCCCCAACTTGCTCAAAAAATGTCCCATCGCCATTTTGGCGTGGGTGGCGATGGGCTCGTCCTGATTCGTCCCAGCGAGAGGGCTGACGCGTGGATGCAGATGTTCAACGCCGATGGCAGCGAAAGCGAAATGTGCGGCAACGCCATCCGCTGTGTCGCCAAATTGGTCTACCAACGAGGCATCGCCCGCAAGGAGCGAATGACGATCCAAACCGGTGCCGGAGACCTTACGCTCGATCTTGAAGTTTCCGACGATTCGATCGTTGAACGAGTCACCGTTGACATGGGCGAACCAATCCTTGAAGCCAGTGAAGTACCGACGACAATCGTTCCGTCCAGGCAAGTGGTCGACCACGAAGTGACGTTTGACGGACGGACCTTCAGAGTTACCTGTGTTTCGATGGGAAATCCACACTGTGTGATTTTCGTCGACGAGGCTACCGATGATTTGGTATTGGGACTCGGACCCAAAATCGAAAACGATCCACGATTTCCTCGCCGTACTAATGTCGAATTCGTCGAAGTCATTGACCGCACCCATTTGCGACAACGAACGTGGGAACGCGGATCGGGCGAAACCTGGGCCTGCGGCACAGGCGCTTCGGCGGTTTGTGTCGCTGGCGTACTGACGGGTCGCACCGAACGTGCGGTTGAGATTCAACTACTCGGTGGCCTATTGAAATTGCGATGGGATGACAACACCAACCATGTCTTCAAAACGGGCGGCGCGACGGAAGTCTTCAGCGGCGTTTGGGAACAATAG